The proteins below come from a single Miscanthus floridulus cultivar M001 chromosome 1, ASM1932011v1, whole genome shotgun sequence genomic window:
- the LOC136465349 gene encoding uncharacterized protein: MRSFEISINDIMEGARKMSRSPAPPPPPPPPSPTPVRRSPTQIRRRRPRPSVPGGWSRTPHPAHVLPIPLARRAAFPSPRSGLPMNRLPAAPTTQRGRRGAPRARCCAFGLPPRTRPPQPARVARAAPPPQIKLAARSSAPSLAALGLRAPAVSPDALDAFIAAPASAAGGLDWARGASGKRVGFTSPSASPQCVATSPTPSRHPNPASDPQL, from the coding sequence ATGAGGTCTTTTGAGATTAGTATCAATGATATTATGGAGGGTGCTAGAAAGATGTCACGCTCCCCCGCTCCTCCGCCCCCGCCCCCACCCCCCTCCCCCACCCCCGTACGCCGCTCCCCGAcccagatccgccgccgccggccacggcCCTCGGTCCCCGGCGGGTGGTCGCGGACTCCCCATCCCGCGCACGTCCTCCCCATCCCTCTCGCACGGCGTGCGGCGTTCCCCAGCCCCAGATCTGGCCTCCCCATGAATCGCCTCCCCGCCGCCCCCACCACCCAACGCGGCCGGCGTGGAGCTCCGCGCGCCCGTTGCTGCGCCTTCGGGCTCCCGCCCCGCACCCGTCCCCCCCAGCCCGCACGAGTGGCGCGCGCTGCTCCCCCGCCGCAGATCAAGCTCGCCGCCCGCAGCTCTGCCCCCAGTTTGGCCGCTCTGGGTCTCCGCGCGCCAGCGGTTTCTCCTGACGCCCTCGATGCTTTCATTGCTGCTCCTGCCTCTGCCGCCGGGGGATTGGACTGGGCGCGGGGCGCGTCGGGCAAGCGCGTTGGGTTCACCTCCCCCTCTGCATCTCCCCAGTGCGTGGCGACTTCTCCAACGCCATCACGCCACCCAAATCCTGCCTCAGATCCGCAGCTGTGA
- the LOC136465368 gene encoding uncharacterized protein, protein MSRSPAPPPPPPPPPPPPYAAPRPRSAAAGHGPRSPRVVADSPSRARPPHPSRTACGVPQPQIWPPHESPPRRPPPNAAGVELRAPVAAPSGSPPRTRPPQPARVARAAPPPQIKLAARSSAPSLAALGLRAPAVSPDALDAFIAAPASAAGGLDWARGASGKRVGFTSPSASPQCVATSPTPSRHPNPASDPQL, encoded by the coding sequence ATGTCACGCTCCCCCGCTCCTCCgcccccgcccccaccccctcccccACCCCCGTACGCCGCTCCCCGAcccagatccgccgccgccggccacggcCCTCGGTCCCCGCGGGTGGTCGCGGACTCCCCATCCCGCGCACGTCCTCCCCATCCCTCTCGCACGGCGTGCGGCGTTCCCCAGCCCCAGATCTGGCCTCCCCATGAATCGCCTCCCCGCCGCCCACCACCCAACGCGGCCGGCGTGGAGCTCCGCGCGCCCGTTGCTGCGCCTTCGGGCTCCCCGCCCCGCACCCGTCCCCCCCAGCCCGCACGCGTGGCGCGCGCTGCTCCCCCGCCGCAGATCAAGCTCGCCGCCCGCAGCTCTGCCCCCAGTTTGGCCGCTCTGGGTCTCCGCGCGCCAGCGGTTTCTCCTGACGCCCTCGATGCTTTCATTGCTGCTCCTGCCTCTGCCGCCGGGGGATTGGACTGGGCGCGGGGCGCGTCGGGCAAGCGCGTTGGGTTCACCTCCCCCTCTGCATCTCCCCAGTGCGTGGCGACTTCTCCAACGCCATCACGCCACCCAAATCCTGCCTCAGATCCGCAGCTGTGA